A section of the Virgibacillus sp. NKC19-3 genome encodes:
- a CDS encoding AzlC family ABC transporter permease: MGTNAAENQHTTPSIHMFRKGLTTGFPIMLGYLPIAITYGVLAKQAGMTLSELTLMSVMVFAGASQLMGANMIAVGAGALEIIIATFVLNFRHFVMSLSFMNQLRSISLKWKAPLSLGLTDETFAVAALNSKEAKMEKGVLFYTAIILMAYLSWVFGSFLGGVLGEVIPDRLSQSMGIALYAMFIGLLVPSVKKELKVGFIAIIAMLINTICVYLGMSTGWAIVFGTIIGGASGIYLLKEERS; encoded by the coding sequence ATGGGAACGAATGCAGCTGAAAATCAACATACAACACCATCTATACATATGTTCAGAAAAGGGCTTACAACCGGATTTCCCATTATGCTTGGTTACCTGCCAATTGCGATAACGTACGGAGTTCTAGCGAAACAGGCAGGGATGACTTTATCCGAATTAACGCTGATGAGCGTCATGGTTTTTGCAGGAGCCAGTCAGTTGATGGGTGCGAATATGATTGCTGTTGGCGCGGGTGCGTTGGAAATAATTATTGCCACATTTGTACTGAATTTTCGGCATTTTGTAATGAGCTTGTCTTTTATGAATCAATTGCGAAGCATCAGCTTAAAATGGAAGGCTCCATTGTCATTGGGATTAACAGATGAAACATTTGCTGTGGCTGCTTTAAATTCGAAAGAAGCAAAAATGGAAAAGGGCGTTCTTTTTTATACTGCAATTATTTTAATGGCTTATTTGTCATGGGTTTTCGGTTCTTTTCTAGGCGGAGTACTAGGGGAAGTTATTCCGGATCGATTGAGTCAGAGTATGGGAATTGCATTATATGCGATGTTTATCGGTCTATTAGTTCCTTCGGTGAAGAAAGAGCTAAAAGTTGGCTTTATTGCAATTATAGCGATGTTGATTAATACAATCTGTGTCTATTTGGGGATGAGCACAGGATGGGCTATTGTATTTGGTACGATTATTGGGGGAGCGAGTGGAATCTATTTACTAAAGGAGGAGCGGTCATGA
- the map gene encoding type I methionyl aminopeptidase, which produces MITRKSKREIEKMQAAGDLLVQAHKEIAKMMKPGITTMEIDTFIEKYLAEHGATPEQKGFNGYPYAICASMNDEICHGFPREEKLKEGDIVTIDMVVNLDGGLADSAWTYAVGNVDEKGKRLMEVTKTSLDKAVEQAKVGNRIGDIGHAIQSYAEGEGFSVVRDFTGHGIGPTLHEEPNIPHFGLPNKGLRLKEGMVITIEPMINEGSWQSQMDTNNWTARTVDGGRSAQYEHTIVITKDGPLLTTDQDK; this is translated from the coding sequence ATGATTACAAGAAAAAGTAAGCGAGAAATTGAAAAAATGCAAGCTGCAGGTGATTTACTTGTTCAAGCACATAAGGAAATTGCTAAGATGATGAAGCCGGGTATTACTACAATGGAAATCGATACATTTATAGAGAAATATTTAGCTGAACACGGAGCTACTCCGGAGCAAAAGGGATTTAATGGTTATCCATATGCTATTTGTGCGTCAATGAATGATGAGATTTGTCATGGTTTCCCTAGGGAAGAAAAATTAAAAGAAGGGGACATCGTAACCATTGATATGGTCGTCAATTTAGATGGAGGTTTAGCCGATTCTGCATGGACCTATGCTGTAGGAAATGTGGATGAAAAAGGAAAACGCCTGATGGAAGTGACAAAAACATCATTAGATAAAGCGGTTGAACAAGCAAAAGTTGGAAATCGTATCGGTGATATTGGTCATGCCATTCAAAGTTATGCGGAAGGGGAAGGGTTTTCGGTAGTACGTGATTTTACCGGACATGGTATTGGGCCAACATTACATGAAGAACCAAATATTCCGCATTTTGGTCTCCCGAACAAGGGACTTCGTTTAAAAGAAGGCATGGTTATTACCATTGAACCGATGATCAATGAAGGCAGCTGGCAAAGCCAGATGGATACGAATAACTGGACAGCCAGAACTGTTGACGGAGGACGATCTGCACAATATGAACACACAATTGTAATTACAAAAGACGGTCCGCTTTTGACAACGGATCAGGATAAGTGA
- the nhaC gene encoding Na+/H+ antiporter NhaC encodes MFPVKPKYNPSVTESIIFFIVIIGLISYFIVELGTDPHIPILLGIFILVAYGLIRQIPFKALEEAMITGAKSGMGAVFLFLLIGILISSWMISGTIPALINVGFSFIGGTWFYGIVFAITAIIGVSLGSSLTTTATIGVAFIGMGSAMDASMAITAGAIVSGAFFGDKMSPLSDTTNLASTIVGVDLFDHIKHISLTTIPAFIIAFILFVLLSPDQAVSTQGGNHYQAALDATNLIHWTSWIPLLILVICTIFKIPAFIALGISSSIATLLAGITSGLGWTEIWNIWFNGYTATTEFEPVNELLTKGGINSMLFTVSLVILALGFGGLLFVTGIIPSILAAFQEKLKKIRTIIVSTAATAIGVNVLIGEQYLSIMLTGETYKGVYQKAGLSKKALSRTLEDAGTVINPLVPWSVCGVFIADVLNVPVLTYLPFAFFCLISPIITIIFGGRSLKS; translated from the coding sequence ATGTTTCCGGTCAAACCGAAATATAACCCTTCAGTTACAGAATCAATTATCTTTTTTATTGTCATTATTGGTTTAATTAGTTATTTTATCGTCGAATTAGGAACAGATCCACATATTCCCATACTACTTGGTATATTCATTCTTGTTGCGTATGGATTAATACGGCAAATTCCATTTAAAGCGCTGGAGGAAGCTATGATCACCGGAGCAAAATCCGGTATGGGTGCTGTCTTCTTATTTTTATTAATCGGAATTCTAATCAGCAGCTGGATGATTAGCGGTACCATTCCTGCTTTAATCAATGTAGGGTTTTCTTTTATTGGTGGTACATGGTTTTATGGAATCGTATTTGCTATTACAGCCATTATTGGCGTTTCGCTCGGAAGTTCCCTGACAACAACGGCAACAATTGGTGTCGCTTTTATTGGAATGGGCAGTGCAATGGATGCATCTATGGCGATCACAGCTGGTGCGATTGTTTCAGGTGCTTTCTTCGGTGATAAAATGTCTCCATTATCTGATACCACCAATCTGGCATCGACGATTGTAGGGGTGGATTTGTTTGATCATATTAAACATATTAGTTTAACTACCATTCCGGCATTTATAATCGCTTTTATTTTATTTGTGCTATTATCACCGGATCAGGCCGTTTCAACACAAGGTGGAAATCACTATCAAGCAGCGCTGGACGCAACCAACCTCATCCATTGGACGTCATGGATTCCTTTACTTATATTGGTTATCTGTACCATTTTTAAGATACCTGCATTTATTGCCCTGGGTATCAGTAGCTCGATTGCCACATTACTTGCAGGCATCACGAGCGGACTTGGATGGACGGAAATATGGAATATTTGGTTTAATGGATACACAGCTACAACAGAATTTGAGCCAGTGAATGAGTTATTAACAAAAGGTGGCATAAATAGCATGCTATTTACGGTATCTCTCGTTATTTTAGCTTTGGGATTTGGCGGACTCCTGTTTGTAACCGGAATTATTCCAAGTATTTTGGCTGCTTTTCAGGAAAAACTCAAGAAAATACGAACCATTATTGTTTCAACTGCAGCAACTGCCATTGGGGTAAACGTATTAATCGGGGAACAGTATCTTTCCATTATGCTTACAGGGGAAACATATAAGGGCGTTTATCAAAAAGCTGGGCTCTCCAAAAAGGCGCTTTCACGAACGCTAGAAGATGCCGGGACTGTCATCAACCCACTCGTTCCCTGGAGTGTATGTGGCGTCTTTATCGCAGATGTACTCAATGTTCCCGTACTCACATATCTACCATTTGCTTTCTTTTGTTTAATCAGTCCTATCATTACCATTATATTTGGAGGCAGATCATTGAAAAGTTAA